A genomic segment from Melanotaenia boesemani isolate fMelBoe1 chromosome 9, fMelBoe1.pri, whole genome shotgun sequence encodes:
- the LOC121646679 gene encoding TRPM8 channel-associated factor homolog, with the protein MSNKPTQFYHEEAYRSVMTGVKELDLRGSSVPCNLLLTGENAFPLLMNSYGQVLMAASSYGRGRIVVLSHESYLFTFPALVEKALNWLRGGESGNPSVGIQKSLQAVADKLNRSVFQVSIMEAFSESLGVGAFVTDAYSVGANPRELVAFLKSGGGVLMGGQAWNWAANNPDKNTILQFPGNKVSGVAGIYFTSEYGNKENLPIYPEIPSSWRFIDVGKNFEDDLEFLLKGISGFELHPDLACSEALVHGPLAFPIGITEGGRALLAGSYYGLGRVVLVTHESLLQTETMSSFWRNAVHWLDQGRNGVIGFDQEGIILPNLELNCEKTRFRPDLSVYVCTAYSDEHVEEIQNFVAEGGGLLIGGHAWWWASTNPEQNPFQDFSGNKILNKMGLSLLTDTLNDVSYKCSEPSQVSQFHFRRLLRRFADHVTDGKDLTKQEEDLLPKLQRECSNFLSMKAYNSFFYRQVLLFLTDMLKKFGIPQVSEQNPVKTPKDRLLLEVATKVFNVSQNQDALLPFFIKDNPSLPVSYNQRIKINAKTAENEEWISTGLYLPPGMKTYTIMPSKLVNNRWQIQISCQSDVLIHEHLKRPPSVCERYPVTSEVMQVWNLWGGLIYLVAPRDIKVDGEEVIVQVAVPAPYFKSGVTTADDWSMLRAAPAPWAELEFDNIILTVPSHIVRDLERPHEVEKLWNDIMKGVADLAALPQKFDRKERIVADVQISAGWMHSGYPVMMPSSIAAELFRPQDAKTKGLWGETHELGHNQQRICWEFEPHTTEATCNLWSVYVHEEVLGLNRAKAHPEMTLEKRKHWVDEYVKEGRNLEKWNVWTCLETYLQLQGKFGWDAFKKVFAAYHDMSNFPKDNKGKMNLYAETFSQTVKMNLSEFFKAWGWPIEKATEEKLSNLPPWRDHPMVQYS; encoded by the exons atgtctAACAAGCCAACCCAGTTTTATCATGAAGAGGCCTACAGATCTGTGATGACAGGTGTGaaagagctggacctgagaggATCCTCTGTTCCCTGTAACCTCCTGCTGACTGGAGAAAATGCCTTTCCTTTATTAATGAACAGCTATGGCCAAGTTCTGATGGCTGCTTCTTCATATGGCCGTGGAAGAATTGTGGTTTTGAGTCACGAGAGCTACCTGTTTACCTTTCCTGCTCTGGTAGAAAAGGCTTTAAACTGGCTGAGAGGAGGAGAATCTGGAAACCCCTCGGTGGGGATACAGAAAAGCCTGCAGGCAGTTGCTGATAAACTCAACAGATCGGTCTTCCAAGTCAGCATTATGGAGGCTTTTAGTGAAAGTCTGGGTGTTGGTGCTTTTGTAACAGATGCCTACAGTGTTGGTGCAAATCCAAGAGAGCTGGTGGCCTTTCTGAAGTCAGGAGGAGGAGTCCTGATGGGGGGACAGGCATGGAACTGGGCTGCAAACAACCCTGATAAAAACACAATCCTTCAGTTTCCAGGGAATAAAGTGTCAGGGGTGGCAGGAATCTACTTTACTTCAGAATatggaaacaaagaaaacctgccCATTTACCCTGAAATCCCATCCTCTTGGAGGTTTATAGA TGTTGGGAAAAACTTTGAGGATGACCTGGAATTCTTGCTGAAAGGGATTTCAGGGTTTGAACTTCATCCAGATCTTGCGTGCTCTGAGGCTCTGGTCCACGGTCCTCTAGCTTTCCCCATCGGCATCACTGAGGGTGGACGTGCACTCTTGGCAGGAAGCTATTATGGTCTGGGCCGGGTCGTTTTGGTGACGCATGAAAGTCTTCTGCAAACAGAG aCAATGTCATCATTTTGGAGGAATGCAGTTCATTGGTTGGACCAGGGCCGGAATGGAGTCATCGGTTTTGATCAAGAAGGCATAATTTTACCCAATCTAGAGTTAAATTGTGAAAAGACAAGGTTCAGGCCAGAcctgagtgtgtatgtgtgcacagcATACAGTGATGAACATGTTGAGGAAATCCAAAACTTTGTGGCAGAGGGGGGAGGCCTGCTCATTGGTGGGCATGCTTGGTGGTGGGCATCAACAAACCCAGAGCAAAACCCATTCCAAGACTTTTCAG GAAACAAGATCTTGAACAAAATGGGCTTGAGCTTGTTGACAGACACACTTAATGATGTTTCCTACAAGTGCTCTGAGCCGAGCCAGGTCAGCCAATTCCACTTTCGTCGTCTTCTCCGTCGCTTCGCTGATCACGTTACTGACGGCAAAGACCTCACCAAACAAGAGGAGGACCTCCTTCCAAAGCTGCAAAGGGAGTGCAGCAACTTCTTGAGCATGAAAGCTTATAATAGCTTCTTCTACAGACAggtgctcctcttcctcactgacATGCTGAAGAAGTTTGGCATACCACAG GTGAGTGAACAGAACCCTGTGAAGACTCCAAAAGACCGTCTACTCCTCGAAGTGGCAACCAAAGTCTTTAATGTTTCCCAAAACCAGGATGCCCTTCTGCCCTTCTTCATCAAGGATAACCCATCACTGCCTGTCAGCTACAACCAAAGGATCAAGATTAATGCCAAAACAGCAG aaaatgaagagtGGATCAGTACAGGTCTGTACCTCCCCCCTGGCATGAAGACATACACGATAATGCCATCAAAGCTTGTTAACAATAGATGGCAG ATCCAGATCAGTTGCCAGTCTGATGTGCTGATACATGAACATTTGAAGAGACCACCTTCTGTTTGTGAGCGATATCCTGTAACCTCTGAGGTGATGCAGGTGTGGAACCTGTGGGGTGGGCTCATCTATCTGGTGGCTCCACGTGACATAAAGGTGGATGGGGAAGAGGTTATTGTGCAGGTGGCTGTACCAGCCCCTTATTTCAAGTCTG GTGTGACGACGGCTGATGATTGGTCCATGCTGCGTGCGGCCCCTGCACCTTGGGCAGAGTTAGAGTTTGACAACATCATCCTCACAGTTCCCTCACATATTGTCCGTGATCTGGAGCGCCCTCACGAGGTGGAAAAACTCTGGAATGACATCATGAAGGGTGTTGCAGATCTGGCAGCTTTACCACAAAAATTTGACCGCAAAGAACGCATTGTTGCTGATGTGCAGATTTCTGCAG gttgGATGCATTCAGGCTATCCCGTTATGATGCCTTCCTCTATAGCAGCCGAGCTGTTCAGACCACAAGATGCTAAGACCAAAGGTCTCTGGGGAGAAACTCATGAACTGGGACACAACCAACAGAGAATCTGCTGGGAGTTCGAACCACACACAACTGAGGCAACATGTAACCTGTGGTCGGTGTATGTGCATGAAGAGGTGCTGGGACTCAACAGAGCAAAG GCACATCCTGAGATGACCTTGGAAAAACGAAAGCACTGGGTAGACGAGTATGTTAAGGAAGGCAGGAATCTCGAGAAGTGGAATGTTTGGACTTGCCTAGAGACATATTTGCAG CTCCAAGGAAAGTTTGGCTGGGATGCCTTTAAGAAGGTGTTTGCTGCCTACCATGACATGAGCAACTTTCCCAAAGACAACAAAGGAAAGATGAACCTGTATGCTGAAACTTTCTCCCAGACTGTGAAGATGAATTTGAGTGAGTTCTTCAAGGCCTGGGGATGGCCTATCGAAAAAGCCACTGAGGAGAAACTCTCCAACCTGCCGCCCTGGAGGGATCACCCCATGGTCCAGTACAGCTGA